Proteins encoded in a region of the Bactrocera tryoni isolate S06 chromosome 4, CSIRO_BtryS06_freeze2, whole genome shotgun sequence genome:
- the LOC120775542 gene encoding N-alpha-acetyltransferase 20 isoform X2, with protein sequence MTTLRPFTCDDLFKFNNVNFDPLTETYGLSFYTQYLARWPEYFQLAESPSGQIMGYIMGKVEGHMENWHGHVTALTVSPDYRRLGLAALLMNFLEDVSEKKRAYFVDLFVRKSNQVAINMYQNLGYIIYRTILDYYAGDHDEDAYDMRKALSRDVEKKSIIPYTHPVRLEDLDTN encoded by the exons atgactACATTACGCCCATTCACCTGCGATGACCTCTTCAAATTCAATAATGT TAACTTCGACCCACTAACCGAAACTTACGGCCTTTCGTTTTATACACAATATTTGGCTAGATGGCCTGAATACTTCCAATTAGCTGAATCCCCAAGTGGGCAAATAATGGGTTACA TTATGGGCAAGGTTGAAGGTCATATGGAAAATTGGCACGGTCATGTAACTGCTTTGACCGTTTCACCGGACTACAGACGTCTAGGCTTAGCTGCTTTACTTATGAATTTCCTGGAAGATGTCTCCGAAAA aaaacGTGCTTATTTCGTTGATCTTTTTGTGCGCAAGAGTAATCAGGTAGCAATCAATATGTACCAAAATTTGGGCTACATAATTTATCGTACTATACTTGATTACTACGCTGGCGATCACGACGAAGATGCTTATG ACATGAGGAAGGCACTCTCGCGAGATGTAGAAAAGAAATCTATTATACCATATACCCACCCGGTACGACTGGAAGATTTAGATACCAATTGA
- the LOC120775542 gene encoding N-alpha-acetyltransferase 20 isoform X1 codes for MTTLRPFTCDDLFKFNNVNFDPLTETYGLSFYTQYLARWPEYFQLAESPSGQIMGYIMGKVEGHMENWHGHVTALTVSPDYRRLGLAALLMNFLEDVSEKKRAYFVDLFVRKSNQVAINMYQNLGYIIYRTILDYYAGDHDEDAYDMRKALSRDVEKKSIIPYTHPITTHQLHQANQMHISSN; via the exons atgactACATTACGCCCATTCACCTGCGATGACCTCTTCAAATTCAATAATGT TAACTTCGACCCACTAACCGAAACTTACGGCCTTTCGTTTTATACACAATATTTGGCTAGATGGCCTGAATACTTCCAATTAGCTGAATCCCCAAGTGGGCAAATAATGGGTTACA TTATGGGCAAGGTTGAAGGTCATATGGAAAATTGGCACGGTCATGTAACTGCTTTGACCGTTTCACCGGACTACAGACGTCTAGGCTTAGCTGCTTTACTTATGAATTTCCTGGAAGATGTCTCCGAAAA aaaacGTGCTTATTTCGTTGATCTTTTTGTGCGCAAGAGTAATCAGGTAGCAATCAATATGTACCAAAATTTGGGCTACATAATTTATCGTACTATACTTGATTACTACGCTGGCGATCACGACGAAGATGCTTATG ACATGAGGAAGGCACTCTCGCGAGATGTAGAAAAGAAATCTATTATACCATATACCCACCCG atAACAACACATCAACTACACCAAGCAAACCAAATGCACATATCTTCGAATTAA
- the LOC120775550 gene encoding uncharacterized protein LOC120775550, translating to MLEEKLIREIQQNECLWNKYNPDYKNKRKKDICWSCVSNNVGESVEACRKRWKSLRDRFVIELSARSKTGGNVHTKKEWLFFEQLFFLTAGMTPKGSQSAPLLNSQLTHQPKLKNPSDKREKQIETPRSNALKDASVALGSDAQRYANLDETFRTLVENYLNFVNTYKQSADPFLAVIQEFFDKVPQHRRTAFKMEILNYTYKMYMEMKD from the exons atgttGGAGGAAAAACTAATTAGAGAAATTCAGCAAAACGAATGTCTTTGGAATAAATATAATCCGGACTATAAAAATAAGCGAAAGAAGGATATCTGCTGGAGCTGTGTGTCAAATAATGTCGGCGAATCTG TGGAGGCCTGTCGCAAGCGTTGGAAGTCTTTAAGAGATCGTTTTGTAATTGAATTGAGCGCAAGAAGTAAAACGGGCGGTAATGTGCATACAAAGAAGGAATGGCTATTTTTTGAGCAACTATTTTTTCTTACGGCCGGCATGACACCAAAAGG TTCTCAATCCGCACCATTGCTCAACTCGCAACTGACACATCAGCCTAAATTGAAGAACCCCAGCGACAAAAgagaaaaacaaattgaaaccCCCAGATCCAACGCCCTAAAGGATGCTAGTGTTGCTTTGGGCTCTGATGCACAGCGGTATGCAAATTTGGATGAAACTTTTCGCACACTCGTGgagaattatttgaattttgtaaaCACCTACAAACAGTCCGCTGATCCGTTCCTGGCTGTTATACAAGAATTTTTCGACAAAGTGCCACAACACCGGCGAACAGCATTCAAAATGGAAATACTCAACTACACCTACAAAATGTACATGGAAATGAAGGATTGA
- the LOC120774237 gene encoding uncharacterized protein LOC120774237, which translates to MTSNKDTASFFENGTTHQFEYCYKLYPQVLKLKAEKRCKKPQELIRLDEWYQNELPKLIKARGKDAHMVYDELVQTMKWKQSRGKFYPQLSYLVKVNTPRAVMQETKKAFRKLPNLEQAITALSNLKGVGTTMASALLAAAAPDSAPFMADECLMAIPEIEGIDYTTKEYLNFVQHIQTTVARLNTEAGGETPHWSPHRVELALWAHYVANDLSPELLDEMPGPGAGVSANTNGSTVKVAVHTDKVLVGEDTNDGDEESLGAADNEIINPAPIATAPTALQDGDSNFVSNDSTSQEPIIDENTTQTTATTSTDDGEVGTPLASDSESNLEAPEKAKLKLNNSNSSINANTNSNSDVVGIAHGVGDNSNNCRQKVVIEALVGNSNGNGNGTLVSLGAAGSDGENSSCLRSTGNEEASEDDVDAEDDSSNSNSRHIEQSDKSITPLFGGNLNDSRNYTNANASDSNNDSTLSSAAGVVSQKRALQCDGASDVDGVFTADEANSQPEPKKIRSD; encoded by the exons ATGACAAGCAACAAGGACACTGCGTCGTTCTTCGAGAACGGGACAACGCATCAATTCGAATACTGTTATAAACTTTATCCACAAGTGCTGAAGCTAAAGGCAGAGAAACGCTGCAAAAAGCCTCAAGAACTTATTCGTTTAGATGAATGGTATCAAAATGAATTGCCAAAGTTAATAAAAGCACGAGGGAAGGATGCGCATATGGTCTATGATGAATTGGTACAGACCATGAAATGGAAACAGTCCCGTGGTAAATTTTATCCACAACTTTCGTACCTGGTCAAGGTAAACACACCTCGTGCTGTTATGCAGGAGACAAAGAAAGCTTTCCGAAAACTGCCTAATCTAGAACAGGCCATAACGGCGCTATCAAATCTTAAAGGTGTCGGCACGACTATGGCTTCGGCGCTGTTGGCGGCTGCTGCTCCTGATTCAGCACCGTTTATGGCAGACGAGTGCCTAATGGCCATTCCAG AAATCGAGGGTATCGATTATACCACCAAGGAGTACCTCAACTTTGTGCAACACATCCAGACTACAGTTGCACGCTTAAATACAGAGGCTGGCGGAGAAACACCACATTGGTCTCCCCATCGTGTGGAATTGGCACTCTGGGCACATTATGTGGCCAACGACTTGAGTCCGGAACTTTTGGATGAAATGCCAGGACCAGGTGCTGGCGTTAGTGCAAATACCAATGGCAGCACAGTTAAGGTAGCAGTACATACAGATAAAGTGCTTGTAGGAGAGGATACCAATGATGGAGATGAGGAGAGTTTAGGCGCAG CTGACAATGAAATCATTAATCCAGCACCGATTGCGACAGCGCCGACTGCCCTGCAGGATGGCGACTCAAACTTTGTTTCGAACGACTCCACCTCACAAGAACCCATCATTGATGAGAATACAACTCAGACCACAGCaacaacctcaaccgacgacgGCGAAGTGGGCACACCGCTCGCATCCGATTCAGAGAGCAACTTGGAGGCACCCGAAAAGgctaaacttaaacttaataatAGTAACAGTAGCATAAATGCGAATACAAATAGTAATAGCGATGTTGTAGGCATTGCACATGGTGTCggtgacaacagcaacaactgcagGCAGAAAGTTGTAATCGAAGCGTTAGTTGGTAATAGCAATGGTAATGGTAACGGTACTTTAGTGTCTTTGGGAGCAGCCGGCAGTGATGGGGAGAATAGCAGTTGCCTAAGGTCAACAGGCAACGAAGAGGCAAGCGAGGACGATGTCGATGCTGAGGatgacagcagcaacagcaacagccgcCACATCGAACAGAGCGACAAATCGATAACCCCGCTATTTGGTGGCAATTTGAACGATTCTAGAAATTACACAAACGCCAACGCCAGCGATTCTAACAACGATTCCACGCTTAGTAGTGCTGCCGGTGTCGTATCGCAAAAGCGTGCACTGCAATGTGACGGCGCAAGCGATGTTGACGGTGTTTTTACAGCGGATGAAGCCAACAGTCAACCAGAACCGAAAAAAATAAGAAGTGATTAG